The Malus sylvestris chromosome 14, drMalSylv7.2, whole genome shotgun sequence genome segment CCGCAGAACAGGAAGCATATCACACCCGAGAGAAAGGTACTCgacatttcttcttccaaatctgTCAGAATATACTAAATCTGGATCCTTATCGATCTCCTCAAGTACCCACAGAGGAAGAGGAATCCTTCAATGAACAAAAGGACAAGATTCAGCATCAGTGGGTTTTAAACTAGCTAACAGAATATTCTTGAAAAATACAGCTAAACAGTACTAATGGGGAAAGGACGACAGGCAATCTGAAATCTTAATGGAACAACTCAATCTCTAAAACATCAGGCAATCTGAAATCGTTAATGGAACAGCTAAATCTCTAAAACATTACTCAGTTCATAAGTTGTAAATGATATTCCTTGGGTACAGTACAAGGACGAAAGTAGAACATGTAAGAAGCAAATAAAGTTCAGCGAAACAGTTCAACAAAATGCCGGAAAAAGGTAAATCAGCCCAACTGGTCTTACCTGCTACCTTTAAGCCTCGAGCTATATCTCAAAGTGACATGAGCTTAAATGCATCGGTGCCCAATAAGTAAATATGTGATCCCAATTACAAGGACACTTGAGGCATCTCAGAAGATCCGAAAATGAACATCACCAGGGGAAGTGTTTACGATAATATAACCCTTATGTAAGTTCTTGAAACTTTCTACCTTAGATAATATATTATGCAGAAGACACAATCTATGAAGATCAAACGAAAATCGCTGAAGTTTTCCTAGAACCAATGAATCCTTATAGAGTGGCAAACCattcatttcatatttcaatttcAGAATTTGCAGTATATTCCAATCCTCAAAAACACATTTGGTCAAAAGAAACAATACAGTACAAAATTAAACTGTTTAATTACTGGAATTAATAAAATGGAAAATTCTAGCTTTCGATTGCAGGTCCTTATTTAAGATTCTAAACAGCATGCAACTTAATCCCATTAAAAAGTAATACAAATCCAATCCAAATAAAGAAAACACAGTACATAAAATAAAACCAATTCAACAAAGACCAATTAGTAATataattaaagaataaattaaattaattgaaacctgaaaaaaacaaatacaaaactGACCAATGAGTGTCCTCCGGCCCAGCGCCGCACTGATGAAACGCCAAGACGGCCCGAACCTTCAATGCGCAGCGTCGAGCCAGAGAGACGATCTCCAAGTAGCCTTCCCAATTGTAAAGCATGGGTCGATCCCTCTCCACCAGACCCCACCACACCTCCATGACCACGCCTTCCACTCCGGCCACGGCCAGGGCCTTAAACGACTGGACCATGGCCTTGGGCCTCCGAACCGCGCCCAGTGACCCAACGGAGTGCACAGGCAGTGTGACGAACACCGGAGATCCTCTCCGGCAGCGCTGCGGCGAGAATCCGTGGAAGAGCTCGTACTGGAGGTCGCCGTTGTCCGGCGAGACCGAGCCGCCGGCATCGGAAGACTTGGACGAGTTGAGACGAGCGGAGAGGGCGAGCCGGCGAGTTAGGGGGTGAGGTTTGGCTCGGTGAGCGCGGGAGAAAATGGAAGGGATGCGATTAAAGGTGGAGGGAAACTCGGTGCGGGTGCGGCAGAAGGAGGCGGAGAAGGTCGGAACTGGTGGAGATGAGATCGCCATTGATGAAGGCTCGCAATTGTTGTTGGTTAGGGTTTCGGGAACCGGAAAAAGGTGGTGGCCGGTGGGTGTGGTGGTTTTGTTGGGAGAAATGAATGAGCGAGCGAGAGAGAGTGACGGAAATCGCGTTTGCGGGGTGAACGCGGGCGTATGCACACACACTCCCACAGTCCACCGTCCACACCCACAGGGCGCGACAGGAgcgggggagagagagagagagagagagagatatacaACCAAATTATCGCATTTTCGGGGAATATGGGCTTTTGTTATTCTTACTTCTATATAATTATAAGTGAATCTATAGATAGTTTGTGCCCCCACACACAACAGTTTGGCTACGACTGGGGAACTTGTATACAACAGATTCACCAGCTTTGCGGCATCCCGATCTTTGAATACAATGTCTCGTGTATAATCTTTCACACGATATTATTATTGAAACAGAACATCACAATAACAATCAATCATTTTCATTTAAGCTGATCTTTAAAAGCTTAGCAAGCAAGTAGGTACAGAATTGTCCCAAATTCACATCCTCACCCCCTTTTCTTTCTTCGAGTCAAGTTTCTCGCTCATTGATAACTGACTAATTTTATCCGATTATGTAAATTTTGGCATGTTATATCAAATCCATAATTTAAAACCCTCTTTTTCTAAACTGCtaatttaacataaaattaCTCACTCATCTTGTCCAGCAGTTGAAATTCTATAAACTTTCATCGGGTTATGTACAGGCAGCTGCTCAATGTTCAATCACTATGGACACGATATTACCGAACACAAGATAATAACAAGGCAATAGTAAGGCAGCAGAAGACGAAAATTTGAATAAAATGCATGAGATTTAACATTTGACTTGACAAATATTCCTGTGAGTACAACAATACGATTGCAATTTGACTAAAATGTATGCATGAATTTTGCCCAAAATATTCTGCCGACGTTGCCTATCCTACGTAACAAGCAAGTATAAAGGACAGGACTACAAAACTCTTTCACAATTTGGCATGCGATGTAACAATGCAAATACTTTAGAACACCAAATTCAGCtgaggaaagaaaaatatatgggGAGAGAAAATGCAGACACTTTACAGAACTGCTCAAGGGCCCTGATTTCGGCGACTTCTGAACCAAAAACTTTTACCACCATCAACTTCAGACACATGAAACAGCCATTCTCTCGTCCCACAAAAGACAGCAGCTGCACGGGCATGATGGGGTACCTTTTTTCCTCGGACACCATTGAACCAGTTTCTCTTTTCTATTCATCTCTTTCTGCTAAGATAGCAGAGACACAGAAATCATCACCGCCAACTTCGTCCAATGCAATGCAAgtgaaaaatatttaaaaaataagacGAAAAAACTGACTCCCCGATGCTGACTTGGTATACTGACTGACGTTGACGCAAACATCTCAGCCAAAATATGGTGATGACCTGACTCTCACGATATGCAATCCCAGACCCCAACTCAAGACACCCAAATGCATGTACGAATGAGAATATGCTATGCAGCAGTCGCCTCAAAAGTTAGTTGCCCGACTGATAGCAATCTTGACCCATTCTGCAGATTCCTTAATCGAAGGATCATCTGACATGAGACATTCATTTAGGAACTCTTTGGCTGACATAGATTGCATAATTAGCGGGCCAACAGCACTACCAAGCGTATCAGCGAGATCTCCAAGTAGCCCAATGGCAGTCTTTATCACCAGATCATCCCTgaaaaagcaaacaaaaaaaaattaaataaataccaGAAactaatacaaaaaaaaaaaaacaaacaaacaaacaattgtAAACGAAAGTTATAGTATAGGTTCCAGATGATCTTACATGTCCTTCTCTATGTATAAACTATCCAAGAACTGAAGAACATGCGGTGCATACGGCATCAACAATTGGGTCTTTGGGGAGCCCTTAAATCCTTGCAAGATACCAGAGTACGCCTCCATAATTCCATTTCTCAATGTATTTGTGTACTCTACCATATCATCATCGACACCTGATGTATGGGAAGATAGCTCTGCAGCACTCTGAAGCATGGGCATAGCATACATCAAATACTTCTCGAAATTCTCCCCAATTGCCAAAGCTAGGTCACCAAAGCATGAAAAAATTGGGGGCTTCACAGATCGGTGCAATTGGTTGCTGGACAAATCCTTGAGGAGCTGGGTCATAATCCCATCACAATAAGGCAATACCTTATCCTCCAAAGCCCTGCATATATCCCCCACCACACCAACGGTGATGGCGCAAACCTGATAGTCCTCAAAATTCTGGAGACCCATTTCCAAATATTTATAAAACTCGGTCATGTACTTAGCAAAATCTGAGCCTGTTGAATAGACAAGAGCTCCAATGGCAAGCATTGCCTCCTCATGAGCTGTGGCACTTTTACTAGCAAACACTCTCAAGAACAAACCCATCATCTGGTCAGCATACTGCATGAAGACATATTTTGTCGGTTCAGATGACCCAAGCTTCTGTATGATGACCTGCAAGCAACCACAAAGAAGGCCTTGTAATTCATTCTGCTTCTCCCTCTCATCAGCTGAAAGCTTTTGCCCCTCAAGTGTCTGGTGGAGTTCCATCATTATGACAGGAATTAACTGCATCACCAATGGAGCAGTCTCATCAGTGGAACATCTTACCACTTCATTCAGAGCCTCATAAGCTGCAGTTCGCAAGCGGGATTCTCCAGCATCTTCTCGGTGAGTGACATCTAGAAGGGCTCGGGCGATATCCTGGAAAAAGGGAGTCAGAGGAGAGGAAGAAGGTCCTGCATCCTCAAAACCCTGGGCAAGAAAATAGAGTGCACAACAAGCTTTCTCAGCTACATTTGGAACATCTTTCATGCTCTGAAGGAGAACTGTGATAATCTGTTGGCAATTCGCTTGGGTTATTATGGGCGTCTCCAAAGTTGACCCATGAAGAAATTCAAATATTCTTCCAAGAGTCCAACCGGTAGTGTCCTTCACATGGTTATTTGGATCATTCGTCAAAGCATTTAGCATGAAGGTCAGAGCAACATTAACTAGAGGCATGAGCTTTTCAGGGGATGGGCCTTCCAAAATAGAACCAAATGCATATGTGGCTGCCTCCCTCTGCCTCCAATTTGGCTTTGTAATATTCTCCTCAATAAATGGCATTACAAGTGGAACAATATCATCTCCAACTGTTCGTGCTACCAAGCCCAAGCAAGTTCCACCAGCCATTGCAACATTCCAGGCCACTTCATCCTGATCTTGATCCTCTTCTTGCTTAAGAAGAGTCTCCAATAGTAAAGGAATCAGAGCAGGAAGTGCTTGCTTGATAAAGTAGAAGCATGGAATAGAAGAATCCCCGGTAAAATCACCCCCATATTCTTCTAATATGTCAATCTCCTCGTCACATATTGAACTCCAAAACTCAATGGCTTGAAGTGCAACAGGTTCCTCATCTTCCTTCACAGCCTTAGCAGTGATGCTAAATATATCTTGTATATACGGAGCCAACTTCTCATAATATGTTGAAGATATAGAAACCAAACACTCAAAGGCTGCCTGTCGAATCTTCACTTCAGGGGAAAGTGTAGCCTCACATACAACTCTCACTATATAGTCACGCTCCATATCATTTGAGAAATTTGCCTGAGCAAAACCTAAAGCATCATGCAAAGCTCTTGTGGCTGCAAGCCTGACATCATTGTTAGTCTCAGTAGAGTTCATGCCCTGAACTACAGCAGTAAGCATTTTATTCACTTGATCTTGCTCTACAGCATCTGGGGATACTTCCTCGCATATGTACCCAAGAGTTTCAAGAGTTGCCTGTCTGGTATGAGCTGGAAGTTGATTATTATTCGATAATAGAGCTTCTATCAGTTCAGGCCACTGTTTAAGTGGCAACTCAATCCCGGCAAGCTTTGCAACAACTTGAGATGCAGTTGACCGAGCATCGTGGGCAGGAGAAGAAAGGGTCTTCAACAAACAAGCTTTGATCTGGGCCTTCACGGATGGGTCTAAGGACAACCATCTTTGTCCGAGCTCAAACTTCCTATGTTGTTCTTTGGCATCCAAAGCATTCTTGAGGATCAAGCCCGCTAGCTTACGACTCTCAACAGGCTTCTCATCATTGGCCAATTCTCCAGCAAGAGAGAGCAAGAAACTTGGAAGATTTTGTTCTTGAAACTGTCTGAGGCTATCTTCAGCATGCTTGCGTACATTCCCATCAACTGCTTGTGCATTTATAAGAATTTGGGTAACCTCCATCGCCATTTAAATCTAAAACCAATAATCCAATAAAATTATTAATGATACCAAAACAAATTGTAATCACACTCACACATGCATTAACATATGCACTAAATAGAACTGAACTTCGTTAAGTTCTATAAACACATCTTATAAATCACGATTTAGGGAGGAGGCATATGCGCTAACCAAGTAGCATTATGGAACTCTTTACATAAACCATTTTTGTTATATAAAGGCGAAAAGGCAATTAAGGCCTAATGAAATAAATCTTGAATCAACCAACAAATCATCTTGTCTACGATTCAACTAGCAGTTCAAatcatacaaatacaaatatcaAACACAGAGGTATCAGGACAACTCATAGGAACAGAGGTTAAAGAGGGAGGGTATCAAGACATTGGGAACACAGAAACTCAGTGATAGAAAATAATCCTAATAATCCAAAATAGATCACAAAGTATCCCACGGCTTATTTATCAGAACGATTACTAAGTGACAGATAATATATGGGACGATAATCATCCATACCCAATTAACTCATGCATCCATTAATCGCCTCTACTCACAACGCCACAGTAAAAATTTGAATCCATTCCATATTACCACAAACTAGGGAAAAAAAATCACTCACAACGATTAGAAAGAACAATCCCTTCATTAATCCTcataaaaccctagttttgccaagagaaaaaataaacacaacTAACAACTTATCAAGCATAACATTTCTCCTTGTTACCTATTCTGAAAATGTTTCCAACTTAGCagaaatgaaactagaaataaCAGTACAAAGTGCAAACTGAGTCAGGAGAACTATCAAAACACTAGAATTAGATATCCAAAATTATGGGCGCGTTCACTTTCCCAAACATAATTTAAATTGATCAGTCACAAAACAGTTAGAAAAATACTAATTCCAAGATCAAAATTAACAGAATAAGCAGAAAACAGTTCCAAATCTCGGATTAAAGATATCATATCCGAGCGAGAAAACTGGAATCAGAAAACACAAAAGTGCCAGTAAACATACACAAAAGAGAGGATCGAAATTCGAACACACTAACCCCCTCCACTAATCCTCATATTTCGCTAACCGAAACGAAAGCACAACGAACAATTTATCAAGCATATCATTTCTCCTTGCTAACGTTCCGAAATCGCTTTCCAACTAAGCGAAATCGAAACTAATAATAGCAGCATACAGTGGACACTGAGTACGAATACTACCAAAACCCTACAAACAAtcggaaattcaaaattatCGGCTCCTCCACTTTCCcaaacaaaatttgaatttcaaatacAAAACAGTTACAAAATTACTGGTCCTAacacaaaaaattaacataatacGCAGAAAACTAATCCAAATCTCGGATCAAAGATCTCAGATCCGAGCGAGAAAACTGGAATCGGAAAACGAAGAACTGCCAGTAAATGTTACACAAAATGGAGGATCGAAATTCGAACTTACTCCGAGTTGGTGGGTGGACTCGGTGAGAGAGGGAGCGAGTGATCAATCCCAGTCGAAGACCGAGTTgacggaagaagaagaagagcagaAGCGGCGactctgaaaaccctagcagaGTGTGGGATGCCAATACTGTAAAAGCTAGGATTTGCAAAAAAACACAACGATatcttaatttttatattttctccaAGGTGTCCACGCGGAGTCTTCGGCGAGTGGGAGCGTGTGGTTAAAAGGTGGAAGGGGGATTGGAGGTGGTTTGGTGAGCACTGGGTTTCGTTTTGGGGAGGATGGGCTTGGGCTGGCGGTGGTTTGATTGGGCGTGGTTCGTACGGTATTGTAGTACGTGTGGGATTGGGTGTCGCTGTATTATTTAGCACCGTTATTATTACagttgtttatttaattttgtatgGGGTTGATCCGCTGGAAGGCGCCGATGAGTgtttgcttttttatttatctATATTTTTGTGCTTCGTTTtatattttatgaaaatttcTACAAATACCATCTGAACTACTAGGTGTGCGCATTTTGCCACTTAAATTAAAAGTTTCCTACAATTACCACTAGACTTCAATTTTGGTGCCAATATACCAGCTTAATTATCCAGATGTAGTTAATGAAGAACAAAAGTTAGAATTTCAGTCAAATAAAAGTGTCGATTTTGGTGACTATAATATACCCAAAGTGTCTAGTAGAGAAATTTATAAGAAAAAATGGTCAATTTCTGCATTAAAAGTGAATGTCATGTTAAGATAGTGGAGCAATCTTGTGCTCTTAGCAAAGACCAAGAAATCATAACGTGAAAGTGATGCGTAAAAAGTACGAGTAAATTAAAGTTAGAGTATAAGCAAAAGGATAAAAGAGTAGAGTGCGCAGTGAATATGATGAACCATAAATAAATGTATGTAAAGGAAACTAAAATATCTAAATATCTACGATGTAAGTATACAATGTAACACATCCAAATATGTTAATacaaatatactaagaataatCCCTACACTGATGGGGAAGATATGCCACATAGCCTCGATGTTAagagggcgcaaaacaaaatgtgTGAGTGGGCAATAATAAAGATTTTTAAAAATCATTTCTCTTTCGAACATACTGACCTCTTGCTATAAACCCACAtaataaacaaaatcaaattacatataagtatgaaaaaccaaacattaatgTATAAATAGGGCAAGTCACTTAAATCCTCAGTATAAAATCAACAAGAGAGATCCAACAGGTAGAAATCACAATACCATGACACCAATGAAAATCTATTGTTTCAGGAAAGCAGATAAATCACAAATCATTAGTAAAACAATTATGGTATGCTCATTAGAGAATGCAAACACACTAGATCATACAAAAATATCAGTAAAACAAATATGTGAAACTGACGCTAAACGTATACATACGAATCCTAATTGTC includes the following:
- the LOC126599320 gene encoding importin subunit beta-1-like, which codes for MAMEVTQILINAQAVDGNVRKHAEDSLRQFQEQNLPSFLLSLAGELANDEKPVESRKLAGLILKNALDAKEQHRKFELGQRWLSLDPSVKAQIKACLLKTLSSPAHDARSTASQVVAKLAGIELPLKQWPELIEALLSNNNQLPAHTRQATLETLGYICEEVSPDAVEQDQVNKMLTAVVQGMNSTETNNDVRLAATRALHDALGFAQANFSNDMERDYIVRVVCEATLSPEVKIRQAAFECLVSISSTYYEKLAPYIQDIFSITAKAVKEDEEPVALQAIEFWSSICDEEIDILEEYGGDFTGDSSIPCFYFIKQALPALIPLLLETLLKQEEDQDQDEVAWNVAMAGGTCLGLVARTVGDDIVPLVMPFIEENITKPNWRQREAATYAFGSILEGPSPEKLMPLVNVALTFMLNALTNDPNNHVKDTTGWTLGRIFEFLHGSTLETPIITQANCQQIITVLLQSMKDVPNVAEKACCALYFLAQGFEDAGPSSSPLTPFFQDIARALLDVTHREDAGESRLRTAAYEALNEVVRCSTDETAPLVMQLIPVIMMELHQTLEGQKLSADEREKQNELQGLLCGCLQVIIQKLGSSEPTKYVFMQYADQMMGLFLRVFASKSATAHEEAMLAIGALVYSTGSDFAKYMTEFYKYLEMGLQNFEDYQVCAITVGVVGDICRALEDKVLPYCDGIMTQLLKDLSSNQLHRSVKPPIFSCFGDLALAIGENFEKYLMYAMPMLQSAAELSSHTSGVDDDMVEYTNTLRNGIMEAYSGILQGFKGSPKTQLLMPYAPHVLQFLDSLYIEKDMDDLVIKTAIGLLGDLADTLGSAVGPLIMQSMSAKEFLNECLMSDDPSIKESAEWVKIAISRATNF